Proteins encoded by one window of Xyrauchen texanus isolate HMW12.3.18 chromosome 24, RBS_HiC_50CHRs, whole genome shotgun sequence:
- the LOC127618088 gene encoding uncharacterized protein LOC127618088, translating into MASSGLNRLCTNEGFIIQQDADSWRSQLIHIVGLDNILEVFFGTQVLEELRLLKDCKPATVSNWSFDESCLFCCLRREKVKEHVVALIKQIVESGGKPLLGKDPSNISRLEWQSEEFLDAVLHRREYTPRIPDPHIPVVACNIVQQMINQLATYYTSRNNCSQDFLQNNGKMDQSLLKASCVTSTSVVETATTASPQSFVINKFIMVDQDAPLDLSLKVKVENLEQDGVLDLSTKKYFNKGHASSFSNSHGHVSPVAHLVKRDPDDVSLARVNLQSASTLEQFMSKLCLHHQCQIVDALGFLQTEVNSVASLDSSNFQALPSAPALSEEQTTTTCSRVLFEARSERTCCMDDAVGITRTQESSVVRSSEEDTGEVLNASASSIAPVTTEKPEDIHNLGVGVLSSSRTAFEGGNVSTPPKFQSIFIMKKTTSDHIGPKKLFGSNLQHVGTDTVKECPCTAGRCLPTCTAESDQAGLSLKCAQNCSLLQNMDVVLKPPTIQRTSTVALPISPRTARKSRKGFCLRQRNTASSYILNEPDCDLVYIRKSITECQPQSHNRLHPRQNARKSTRGHKYIEEYLELKTVRTLAFKSVSVASGNCPALVQVVHTSDTPKQSLSKPDSVPLMNAPIAGDCMKNVIQSLSSEQIPENEMPGDVNVTSQGLMVEMTQTSQIERNEINHQLEFKQSELTMKQDLITDALSCALNTNVNEKPKEMVEVIETTETTELVEKEGTGSQIGHLSKELACGLGNKAKCQDKYIEPSRSHSVSPNVAEDDLTFKFNVEPTNYLNQNLSKGKIVLDIQEQSEAIEIKANAEEDGGAQEQVLHDIEDNNGAQEQVLHDVEIDLKTANTYKLPMTSQGDSEESSLMEVTAAQPLLKCIEMDMATHTQKDLDAKMVLAKPLSSDRCLRSRGSKGSVALVKDYVKCSASELVNSKMTQSNDESTKTPLVKQPLNSIETNVHFEVEHDFKTLEFIETGAKPSNRLVADHTVKTTQKQKSRSVNEKEEHQSLNLKINNDDKVTIISSEVIPETVSITSTIESGQLPKLSEISDKINLRSSHNELSVSRDDDSPIKKIPPSSENMLLRSRSNIEQPCSESSNPTPGGHPENQGHMPLKNNICTSEQATNNDLCTSPKENTSESVMHMPLRNRTSSTIKQTVTRDSPVQSSIKSSNSNSSVFSEQPISSHSNTTCRKTETVCHMPLRSGSNSTAEMPPKRKSAVVDALESPGRMFLRRGNVSVTEKTCHSATPSSNYKRPPRQQRVLAAQIQTQNNMEAQIRDSLNLSVESLCVASLPRTEPVVCSPPKILEALKGEQHHLLISNLNAKFDKMQKSWVQMDKEGQPAPKHKNKADRLKEIWKSKRRIRKSRPSEQQKFSPVQMLFMKPFDLPSICRWFLQSTETKSLVIVKKVNTRLPSETQLCFQSARTGSSNGIFPSLQAERLKKHLKKFAILSPVKNNPKNQMLISKALGRDITVMSKEKHKPTTATRISTKAQSIAGVTTTQAPESLGTVTGNVKNPASARILRKYSNMREKLQVQQSKKCKEKTFKGTHFKTSIIQKKATKRKLPTRKGAKSAIVQNFKSLTKKAKTNSSTLERPPKRNPGHKDGTLPKRLQALAKVTKAKNEHASTNASSKKEALTKSGTDKAKPAKSSGTKVDVKKSFFNKGPISLEPQSLGLSLEDQVLTRSQRKMEALPSHSEATKSSKKRSLEPLVTPKKRTRTSKS; encoded by the exons AATACACTCCAAGGATTCCGGATCCACACATCCCTGTGGTGGCTTGTAATATTGTGCAGCAAATGATTAATCAGTTAGCCACATATTATACCTCAAGAAACAACTGCTCTCAGGACTTCCttcaaaacaatggaaaaatggaCCAAAGCCTTCTGAAAGCAAGCTGTGTCACATCAACTAGTGTTGTCGAGACAGCTACCACTGCTTCTCCTCAGAGCTTCGTCATTAACAAGTTCATCATGGTGGACCAGGATGCCCCGCTGGACCTGTCACTGAAGGTCAAAGTAGAGAACTTGGAACAAG ATGGAGTTCTTGACCTTTCAACTAAGAAGTATTTCAACAAAGGACATGCGTCATCTTTCAGTAATTCTCATGGCCATGTCAGTCCTGTTGCGCATTTGGTCAAAAG GGACCCTGATGATGTGAGCCTTGCCCGAGTAAATCTACAGTCGGCCTCCACTTTAGAACAGTTCATGTCTAAGCTGTGTTTGCATCACCAGTGCCAAATAGTTGATGCATTGGGGTTCTTGCAGACTGAAGTCAATAGTGTGGCCAGTCTTGACTCCAGCAATTTTCAAGCACTTCCATCTGCTCCAGCTTTGTCAGAGGAGCAAACAACAACCACCTGTAGTCGCGTATTGTTTGAAGCAAGGTCTGAGAGAACGTGCTGTATGGACGATGCTGTGGGCATTACTAGAACTCAAGAATCCTCTGTTGTCAGGTCAAGTGAAGAGGATACTGGAGAGGTTTTGAATGCTAGTGCTTCCAGTATTGCACCTGTAACGACCGAAAAGCCAGAAGACATTCACAACTTGGGTGTTGGGGTTTTGTCTTCTTCTAGAACAGCTTTTGAGGGTGGAAATGTAAGTACTCCTCCTAAATTTCAAAGTATTTTCATCATGAAAAAGACCACGTCTGATCATATAGGACCAAAAAAGTTGTTTGGCTCAAACCTTCAACATGTTGGTACTGACACTGTAAAGGAGTGCCCATGCACTGCTGGGAGATGCTTACCAACGTGTACTGCAGAGTCTGATCAGGCTGGTCTCTCTTTAAAGTGTGCACAGAATTGTTCGTTATTACAAAACATGGATGTTGTTTTAAAGCCCCCCACAATTCAAAGGACATCTACTGTAGCTTTACCAATATCTCCAAGAACAGCCAGGAAAAGCAGAAAGGGTTTCTGCCTTCGGCAAAGGAATACCGCTTCAAGTTATATCCTAAATGAGCCTGATTGTGACTTGGTGTACATTAGAAAATCAATAACTGAATGTCAGCCTCAATCACACAATCGACTGCATCCACGACAAAATGCCCGGAAGAGCACAAGGGGTCATAAGTACATTGAGGAGTACTTGGAACTAAAAACTGTCCGTACGTTAGCTTTTAAGTCTGTCAGTGTTGCCAGTGGGAATTGTCCAGCTCTTGTGCAAGTTGTGCATACTTCAGACACTCCAAAGCAGTCCCTCTCCAAGCCTGACAGTGTTCCTCTAATGAATGCACCGATAGCAGGGGATTGCATGAAAAATGTTATTCAGAGTCTATCATCAGAGCAGATACCGGAGAATGAAATGCCAGGAGATGTAAATGTAACCAGTCAAGGTCTCATGGTTGAAATGACTCAGACTAGTCAAATTGAAAGGAATGAAATCAACCATCAACTTGAATTTAAACAGAGTGAATTAACCATGAAACAAGATTTGATCACAGATGCGCTCAGTTGTGCTTTAAATACAAATGTGAATGAAAAACCTAAGGAAATGGTAGAAGTCATAGAAACCACTGAAACAACAGAACTTGTAGAGAAGGAAGGGACTGGTTCTCAGATTGGACACTTGTCGAAAGAGTTGGCATGTGGTTTAGGAAATAAGGCTAAGTGTCAGGATAAATACATTGAGCCTTCACGGAGTCACTCTGTATCACCTAATGTAGCCGAAGATGATTTAACCTTTAAATTCAATGTGGAACCAACAAATTATTTGAATCAAAACCTCTCAAAAGGAAAGATTGTGCTAGATATACAGGAACAATCAGAGGCAATTGAAATTAAGGCAAATGCTGAGGAGGATGGAGGTGCTCAAGAGCAAGTTTTGCATGATATTGAGGACAATAACGGTGCTCAAGAGCAAGTTTTGCATGATGTTGAAATTGATCTCAAAACGGCAAATACTTACAAACTACCAATGACGAGTCAAGGGGATTCAGAGGAGTCCAGTTTGATGGAAGTCACTGCTGCACAaccacttttaaaatgtattgagaTGGATATGGCTACGCATACTCAAAAAGATTTGGATGCAAAAATGGTGCTTGCGAAACCGTTGTCTTCCGACAGATGCTTGCGTAGTAGAGGTTCAAAAGGCAGTGTTGCTTTAGTAAAAGACTATGTTAAGTGTAGTGCATCAGAACTTGTTAACTCAAAGATGACACAATCCAATGATGAAAGCACCAAGACTCCTTTGGTTAAACAGCCTCTGAATTCCATTGAAACAAATGTGCATTTTGAGGTTGAGCATGATTTTAAAACTTTAGAATTTATTGAAACGGGAGCCAAACCTAGTAATAGACTAGTTGCGGATCATACAGTTAAAacgacacaaaaacaaaaatcaagatCAGTTAATGAGAAAGAGGAGCATCAGAGTCTAAACCTCAAAATTAACAATGATGACAAAGTAACAATTATATCATCTGAGGTTATTCCAGAGACTGTTAGCATCACCTCCACTATCGAGAGTGGACAATTGCCCAAACTCTCTGAAATCTCTGACAAAATAAATCTTAGAAGCAGTCATAATGAACTTTCTGTTAGTAGAGACGACGACTCGCCCATCAAAAAGATTCCACCAAGCTCTGAAAATATGCTGTTGAGAAGTAGAAGTAATATTGAACAACCTTGTAGCGAATCAAGCAATCCGACCCCAGGAGGTCATCCAGAGAACCAAGGGCATAtgcctttaaaaaataatatctgTACAAGTGAACAGGCAACCAACAACGATTTGTGCACATCTCCTAAAGAAAATACTTCTGAGAGCGTGATGCATATGCCATTAAGAAATCGGACTAGTAGCACAATTAAACAGACTGTTACTAGAGATTCCCCTGTTCAAAGTTCTATAAAAAGTTCCAATTCCAATTCAAGTGTCTTCAGTGAACAACCTATCAGTTCACACTCCAATACTACCTGTAGAAAAACAGAGACTGTATGTCACATGCCCTTGAGAAGTGGTTCCAATTCAACTGCAGAAATGCCCCCTAAAAGGAAATCTGCTGTTGTAGATGCATTAGAAAGCCCTGGGCGCATGTTTTTGAGAAGAGGCAACGTATCTGTCACTGAAAAGACTTGCCACTCTGCAACACCATCTAGTAATTATAAACGTCCTCCAAGACAACAGAGAGTGTTGGCAGCCCAAATCCAAACTCAAAATAATATGGAGGCCCAAATAAGAGACTCTTTAAATTTGTCAGTTGAATCGCTCTGCGTAGCTAGTCTTCCACGAACTGAACCTGTTGTTTGTAGTCCCCCCAAGATTTTGGAAGCTCTAAAGGGAGAACAACACCATCTGTTAATTTCCAATTTAAATGCAAAGTTTGATAAAATGCAGAAAAGTTGGGTTCAGATGGACAAGGAGGGCCAACCTGcaccaaaacacaaaaacaaagcagACAGACTTAAAGAAATCTGGAAAAGCAAACGCAGAATACGAAAGTCAAGACCATCTGAGCAACAGAAATTCTCTCCTGTGCAAATGCTATTCATGAAGCCCTTTGACTTGCCCAGTATATGCAGATGGTTCTtgcaatcaactgaaacaaaatcacttgtcattgttaagaAGGTGAACACTAGACTACCTTCTGAAACACAGTTGTGTTTTCAGTCAGCAAGAACAGGGTCCTCTAATGGAATATTTCCAAGTCTGCAGGCTGAACGGTTAAAAAAGCATCTGAAAAAGTTTGCTATTTTATCACCTGTAAAAAATAACCCTAAGAATCAAATGCTAATATCAAAAGCTTTAGGTCGAGATATCACTGTGATGAGTAAAGAAAAACATAAACCAACTACTGCCACAAGAATCTCTACAAAGGCACAGAGTATTGCAGGAGTGACGACAACACAGGCTCCTGAGAGCCTTGGCACAGTCACGGGCAATGTAAAAAATCCAGCAAGTGCTAGAATTCTTAGAAAATATTCTAACATGCGTGAGAAGCTTCAGGTTCAGCAAAgtaaaaaatgcaaagaaaaaacatttaaaggcaCTCATTTTAAAACATCAATAATTCAAAAGAAAGCCACCAAACGGAAATTGCCGACACGTAAAGGAGCAAAGTCTGCGATTGTCCAGAACTTCAAGTCCTTGACCAAAAAGGCAAAAACAAACTCCTCTACACTTGAACGGCCTCCTAAAAGAAACCCAGGTCACAAAGATGGTACCTTACCAAAAAGGTTGCAGGCACTTGCGAAAGTGACGAAAGCCAAGAATGAACATGCCTCAACAAATGCTTCAAGTAAAAAAGAGGCATTGACCAAATCTGGAACTGATAAGGCAAAGCCAGCAAAATCTAGTGGGACTAAGGTTGATGTAAAGAAATCATTCTTCAATAAAGGCCCTATTAGTTTGGAACCACAATCACTAGGTCTGTCACTGGAAGATCAAGTGTTAACTAGGTCACAAAGAAAGATGGAAGCCCTACCTTCACACTCTGAGGCCACAAAATCCTCCAAAAAGCGATCCTTGGAACCATTGGTCACTCCAAAAAAACGAACAAGGACTTCAAAATCATGA